In one Trichlorobacter lovleyi SZ genomic region, the following are encoded:
- a CDS encoding tetratricopeptide repeat protein: MPIAVSLIAALQLRRAPYGSVALLLCLLLALIVSPRRADALIQNQIHRIEIRPKSSFTRITVKLAEEPHFRVSRIPGNRLRIRFSDTSGAPFRSLRRYSDSNIGGVLVSQRGNDALLTFAIAANRVGWRMVHVDGLPALSLDVGPLFGGSAAHPALPGRERIRNGAAKLLSNFDPPLKPEIPFVPTDRNLLKALLPDDEQRLFLAAEGALYKGKLTAAEDAFTPFAARQSRIRPLALYRLAEAQYRLQKYGPALETFREAARQWQDFLTMNPAIMFYYGDSIARSGDLPGGRQLLARLIASNADKKYAPVLLVRMADVLARQGGEGDALAIYNNVSTAFKDNKAHQIAIMKLADRAFLEATPDDYQALGATYAKIAANTADFDLREETTFKHALLEAINGPADTALDLVITYQKRFPTGVYSTVIRDIREDLVALVFQGVLWANNPAGLIRLVTDNQEFLATAVKNPGFLPAVSAAFEKAGRPLDLIALYSGLLERPWVGGDNVPYLTLQIADQAELLGDTMMARKVLQGFLQRNPAHAQTRWARERLGAIQFAAHELPAVRTGLSWLLNKQEQAAFPASYYYLGRALWDSKEYSRSAQAMELYLSAVKDMKEVPVLMGDAYYIAASSRQALGERSAAAVLLEAGLKTVSKERKDQFLYKLGELAALDGRSQQARTLFERVLNEGKDPDWQRLARQALEDDKLSRPALAPSKKK; the protein is encoded by the coding sequence ATGCCGATTGCCGTCAGTCTGATAGCAGCGCTCCAGCTGCGTAGGGCACCGTATGGCAGTGTTGCCCTGCTGCTCTGTCTGCTCCTTGCCTTGATTGTATCCCCACGCCGTGCTGATGCGTTAATTCAGAATCAGATCCACCGGATAGAGATCCGTCCCAAATCCTCCTTCACCCGTATCACCGTTAAGTTGGCTGAAGAACCACATTTCAGGGTATCAAGAATCCCTGGCAATCGGCTCAGGATCAGATTCAGCGATACTTCCGGCGCACCGTTCAGGTCATTGCGCCGCTACTCAGACAGCAATATCGGGGGGGTGCTGGTCTCTCAGCGCGGAAATGACGCTCTGTTGACCTTTGCCATTGCCGCCAACCGCGTCGGCTGGCGAATGGTGCATGTTGACGGTCTGCCGGCGCTTTCTCTGGATGTCGGCCCGCTTTTTGGCGGTTCAGCAGCCCACCCTGCGCTGCCCGGCAGGGAGAGGATCAGGAATGGTGCAGCAAAGCTACTCAGTAATTTTGACCCTCCACTCAAGCCGGAGATCCCTTTTGTGCCTACAGACCGGAACCTGCTCAAGGCCTTGTTGCCGGATGATGAGCAACGCCTGTTTCTTGCTGCGGAAGGGGCGCTCTATAAGGGTAAGCTGACTGCTGCCGAAGATGCCTTTACCCCGTTTGCAGCCAGGCAGTCCCGGATCCGTCCGCTTGCGCTCTACCGGCTGGCAGAGGCACAGTACCGTTTGCAGAAGTATGGGCCGGCGCTGGAAACCTTTCGTGAGGCTGCCCGGCAATGGCAGGACTTTCTGACAATGAACCCGGCTATCATGTTTTACTATGGTGATAGTATTGCCCGTAGCGGAGACCTGCCGGGCGGACGGCAACTGCTGGCACGGCTGATTGCCTCCAATGCCGATAAAAAGTATGCGCCGGTACTGCTGGTCCGTATGGCGGATGTGTTGGCCCGTCAGGGAGGCGAAGGAGATGCGCTGGCAATTTACAATAACGTCTCCACTGCTTTCAAGGATAACAAGGCTCACCAGATAGCCATCATGAAACTGGCAGATCGGGCTTTTCTTGAGGCTACACCTGATGATTATCAGGCATTAGGTGCCACCTACGCTAAAATTGCCGCCAACACCGCCGATTTTGATTTGCGGGAAGAGACCACGTTTAAGCATGCCCTGCTGGAAGCGATCAACGGGCCGGCCGACACGGCGCTGGATTTAGTAATAACCTATCAGAAACGTTTTCCCACCGGGGTATACAGTACGGTCATTCGTGATATTCGCGAAGATCTGGTTGCGCTGGTGTTTCAGGGTGTGCTCTGGGCTAATAATCCGGCTGGATTGATTCGATTGGTAACGGATAATCAAGAATTTCTGGCTACGGCAGTAAAGAACCCCGGTTTTTTGCCCGCCGTCTCTGCAGCGTTTGAAAAAGCCGGGCGGCCTCTGGATCTGATAGCGTTATACAGCGGTTTGCTGGAGCGGCCGTGGGTAGGTGGGGATAATGTCCCCTACTTGACGCTGCAGATCGCTGACCAGGCGGAACTACTGGGTGACACCATGATGGCTCGCAAGGTGTTGCAGGGTTTTTTGCAGCGTAACCCTGCCCATGCCCAGACACGCTGGGCTCGTGAGCGTTTGGGGGCAATTCAGTTTGCTGCGCATGAGCTGCCGGCTGTCCGGACCGGTCTTTCCTGGCTCCTGAATAAACAGGAACAGGCGGCCTTTCCGGCCAGTTATTATTATTTAGGCCGCGCGCTCTGGGACAGCAAGGAATATTCCCGCTCTGCCCAGGCAATGGAGCTCTATCTGTCGGCTGTCAAAGATATGAAAGAGGTCCCTGTTCTGATGGGGGATGCCTATTACATTGCGGCAAGCTCCCGTCAGGCGCTCGGAGAACGCAGTGCGGCTGCCGTGTTGCTGGAAGCCGGTTTAAAGACGGTTTCAAAAGAGCGTAAGGATCAGTTTCTTTATAAACTTGGTGAGCTGGCTGCGTTGGACGGTCGCAGTCAGCAGGCTCGCACCCTGTTTGAGCGAGTGCTGAATGAAGGCAAGGATCCGGATTGGCAGCGTCTTGCCCGCCAGGCCCTTGAAGATGACAAACTTTCCCGCCCTGCTTTGGCCCCGTCAAAGAAAAAGTAG